In Mytilus edulis chromosome 6, xbMytEdul2.2, whole genome shotgun sequence, the following proteins share a genomic window:
- the LOC139528755 gene encoding transmembrane protein 120A-A-like isoform X3 — MDDQSDQEKSGEKCENTIVRSMMEDWEDLEKDYMQLEVDHDSYKKTLEELGLLQKKCLNGVAHQRYRMKKIHESLKRANKSDDPQVRATGKELNQKVLGRKNSLRDMEDILPHKNGLYLSIILGQVSVSLLNKADKYTYKHDYEKFKVTVSYITLALSTLLFFNPGYRWMDAVLHFLLVWYYCTLTIRENILRINGSRIKGWWITHHFISTVCAGITLIWPDGVSYQSFRFQYLFFSFYLSLLYVFQFFYQKGSLYRLRALGQGHDMDVTVEGFMSWMFKAFYLFFRGIYVLDV, encoded by the exons ATGGATGATCAGTCAGACCAAGAAAAGAGTGGAGAAAAATGCGAAAACACTATTGTTAGATCCATGATGGAGGACTGGGAAGATCTAGAAAAAGATTATATGCAACTAGAG GTAGATCATGATTCATACAAGAAAACTTTGGAAGAACTTGGACTACTGCAGAAAAAATGTCTGAATGGGGTGGCACACCAAAGATacagaatgaaaaaaatacatgaatctcttaaaag GGCTAATAAGTCAGACGATCCACAAGTGAGAGCAACAGGGAAAGAGCTCAACCAGAAGGTGCTAGGTCGTAAAAACTCTCTCAGAGATATGGAAGATATTCTACCTCACAAAAATGG ACTTTACCTGAGTATTATTCTTGGACAAGTGAGTGTGTCACTCCTAAACAAAGCAGACAA atacacCTACAAGCATGATTATGAGAAGTTTAAAGTGACTGTCAGTTATATAACACTGGCTCTTTCTACTTTACTATTCTTCAACCCAGGCTACAG ATGGATGGATGCAGTGTTACATTTCCTTCTGGTGTGGTATTATTGTACATTGACTATTCGAGAAAACATACTGAGAATTAATGGGTCCAG AATAAAAGGTTGGTGGATAACTCATCACTTTATATCAACGGTGTGTGCTGGTATAACATTGATTTG GCCAGATGGAGTTTCGTACCAGTCCTTCAGATTCCAGTATCTTTTCTTTAGTTTTTACCTAA GTTTATTATATGTGTTCCAGTTTTTCTACCAGAAGGGATCTTTATACAGACTGAGAGCATTAGGACAGGGTCATGATATGGATGTTACTGTTG AGGGATTTATGTCCTGGATGTTTAaagctttttatttgttttttagagGGATTTATGTCCTGGATGTTTAa
- the LOC139528755 gene encoding transmembrane protein 120A-A-like isoform X4 gives MDDQSDQEKSGEKCENTIVRSMMEDWEDLEKDYMQLEVDHDSYKKTLEELGLLQKKCLNGVAHQRYRMKKIHESLKRANKSDDPQVRATGKELNQKVLGRKNSLRDMEDILPHKNGLYLSIILGQVSVSLLNKADKYTYKHDYEKFKVTVSYITLALSTLLFFNPGYRWMDAVLHFLLVWYYCTLTIRENILRINGSRIKGWWITHHFISTVCAGITLIWQDGYSYQSYRFQNLSFSLYLSLLYVFQFFYQKGSLYRLRALGQGHDMDVTVEGFMSWMFKAFYLFFRGIYVLDV, from the exons ATGGATGATCAGTCAGACCAAGAAAAGAGTGGAGAAAAATGCGAAAACACTATTGTTAGATCCATGATGGAGGACTGGGAAGATCTAGAAAAAGATTATATGCAACTAGAG GTAGATCATGATTCATACAAGAAAACTTTGGAAGAACTTGGACTACTGCAGAAAAAATGTCTGAATGGGGTGGCACACCAAAGATacagaatgaaaaaaatacatgaatctcttaaaag GGCTAATAAGTCAGACGATCCACAAGTGAGAGCAACAGGGAAAGAGCTCAACCAGAAGGTGCTAGGTCGTAAAAACTCTCTCAGAGATATGGAAGATATTCTACCTCACAAAAATGG ACTTTACCTGAGTATTATTCTTGGACAAGTGAGTGTGTCACTCCTAAACAAAGCAGACAA atacacCTACAAGCATGATTATGAGAAGTTTAAAGTGACTGTCAGTTATATAACACTGGCTCTTTCTACTTTACTATTCTTCAACCCAGGCTACAG ATGGATGGATGCAGTGTTACATTTCCTTCTGGTGTGGTATTATTGTACATTGACTATTCGAGAAAACATACTGAGAATTAATGGGTCCAG AATAAAAGGTTGGTGGATAACTCATCACTTTATATCAACGGTGTGTGCTGGTATAACATTGATTTG GCAAGATGGATATTCCTACCAATCATATAGATTTCAAAatcttagttttagtttgtacctaa GTTTATTATATGTGTTCCAGTTTTTCTACCAGAAGGGATCTTTATACAGACTGAGAGCATTAGGACAGGGTCATGATATGGATGTTACTGTTG AGGGATTTATGTCCTGGATGTTTAaagctttttatttgttttttagagGGATTTATGTCCTGGATGTTTAa